The Capricornis sumatraensis isolate serow.1 chromosome 20, serow.2, whole genome shotgun sequence genome contains the following window.
GTCGTCGTCTCCAGAAAGCTTTTCTTTTCCGCTGAGTTGGAAGGGTCCCTCCACTTTCCCTCCCAGCTTGACCTTGCCGTTCAAGGGCACCGCTGGCCTCCGCAGACCCGGCAAAAGGTGGCACTGCTTTGTTTGAAAGCTAGTAGGGGTGACAAACGCAGCCTGGAGGTGTGTGGCGGATGGGGCACGGGGAAGACGACTCACCGACGGGCTGATCAGAAAAGTCAGGTCACCTGGAGGATACCCTAGACATCTAATCCACCCCTTGCATCTAGGAGTTGAGGAAAACGCGGTTCCGGCTGGGGGAGGAAGTGGTATGAGGACGCGCTGCGCGCCAGGGGTCAGAGCAGGGCGCTAAGTCTTCACCTTAGCTGGGTGTGCGGGCGGGGGCGAGGGGTCCCAGGACCCCGCCCTGTCTGCCCGGAAACGCCTGGCCCAGTCGCTCAGCCCAGCACTCTCTCGCCTCTCCACTACCCCATAATGGTAACAATTAAGGAGCGGGGAGAGGCTCCCTCTCCATCTGGGTAATTATGTTCTCATTAGGAGCCAATCCGCCCGGGCTGCGAGCATCAGCTCCAGCGCAGCTTGGAGGGCGCGCTCCCAGCTCTGCTGACAGTGGAAGCCCCGGCGAGCGAGCGATCCCTGGGACCTTGCGCGGAACGTCGCGCAGCCCCGCTCTGCGCAGCAGACAACACAGGCGGCAGGGATCCAGCGCTGGTCCGGAGACACCCAGAAGTTCAGGGTGCTGCCTGGAACACCTCGACCTCCGAGTCTGGTCTGGGCTTGTTGAATCCTAGAAACCACCCTACTACATCCCCCCATCTGACCACcccttccccccacacacaccctcaccacccccacccccgcttcaGCCCGCCCCAGtagttccattgtttccctcCACCCTAACTCACGCTCTGCGCTCGGGAACtgggtgggggaggaggcagtGTGGTAAGAGACCACACTCCAAAGCAGAAGGCCTGGAAGAGGTAACCACTCTCCTATCTGGGGTGAGGAGGTCTTCCCGTTGGGAGGTGACCACTGAGGCAGAATAGAAGGAAGTAACCAAGGTGACCCGGGCAGGAAAGGAGTCTTTCAGACAGAAGATGAAGCTGAGTCAAGATGTAGTCCTGGAACTCCTACAGCCTTGATTCTGATCAGGTTTATTTGAGATAAAAGCAAGAAGCAGGACCCAGATGTAGAAAAGCCCAGAGGATTCTAAGCTTTAAAGAAAGCCATTCTGAGGTGGGTTAGAATgacaccctccccccaccttccTAGCCTCTGTTTGGGGGCAGGGAGGTAGTCCCTACTGAGCTAATAACCCCCTTTTTGTCTAACCCTCTCAATCCCCAACACACCCTCCTTGAAGCTGGAGCACAATTTTCAGATGAAGGTCATTCACCTGCCTCTGGCAGAATAACAATCACCTCCACATTTGCCCCAGAGGTGAGGGAGGTGGCCCAACTGCCAAGTGCCAGGCCCCAGATGGTCTTAAAGAAAGAGCTGTCCACAGCTCAAAGTTGTCCTCCCTGCCAACTCCAGGTAGGGCCTGGTGGAAGGTTGAGGAGGGGGCTGTGAGCCTGGGGAAGGCAGGGTCTGTGCTGTATGGACAGGACCACTTCCCAGAGGACAAGGCCTTTTCGTTGAACTGCTTAGATCTCCAGAAAGAGAGGATTCTGCCaagcagggaaaaagaaaaaaggtgttTCAACTTGAAGCAAAGAAACAGCAGGTGAAAACGGGAGTGGGAGACCGCTTCATCAGATGGTGGAGAGAAGGAATCAGGAGATGAAAGAAGTGGCTGAAACCAGATAAGGATCCTCAAGGCCAAGGTCAGAGTTTGGAGAGAAAGCTCTccagccaggaaggggccagctGGAGCCCCAGCAAAATCAAGGGATAACTTCACACTCTGGTCCCACTGAGGGCCCCTTCACTCCCTATCTGTGTTGACCTTTCAGGCCCCAGAGCAAGGGTTCAAAGTGAACCTGAGTTCCTGGATAGGCCGCTTCTCTCCACCTCCGGGCTAGCCTACAGGCTCCAGACCAACCTGGCTGCAGCCAGGACTCCCTAAAGCCAGGCAAAAGACCAGAGAGAAAGGCTAGAACCTCGGGGCAGGAGGACTCTTGGAGATGTTCAGATTCCTCCCTCTTTATACAGATGGGCAAACTGAGGCCAAGCAAGAGGACTTGCCAAAGTATCCCTGCAGAGCACCGCCTGGTGGTCTCACCGCTTGGACATCCACAGTGCCGGTCTGCTCGCCGACCACCCACTCACAGGCGAGTCAGTTTCAAGGGTGCTTGGGGCTCAGTTCCCGTGAGCGGTGGCTACCCAACCTGCGCGTTGGTGAGCCTTAGCTTGTGCGGTATGCGGGTGCCTGGGGGGCTGGCTGTGCTCCCGCCGAGCGAGGGTCGAGCTAGTTCCACTGCCTGGCGCTCCAGTTCTCTCAGATTTCTCCCTCCCAATGGGAAGAATGCGGGGaaagttggggtggggtgggggggtacagtcttttttctttcctttaagaatAGTTTAAAAATTCCTCTAGGACTTCTTATCCTCACTTTCCTGGGTACTGACTAGGGTAGAGAACTATGGGGCAGGAAAAAGACCGGTTCCCCTCTTCACTCCCAAGTCCCTGCTTAACCCCTGAGGGGTCCGGGGTCGCTGGGGTCGCTGAGGGCACCAGCTAGACGCCCGAGCCCCTGGATTGTGGGAGGAGAAGCCCCGACTGAGTTTCAGCTCAGGCCGCTCGCTTGTTGACTCTAACTCAAGAGGAGCCGCAGGAGTAAATCGAGAAACATTGTTTACGGTGCTGTTATTAACTTCCTTCCCGCTTCTCTCCGTCTCTAATTAAATTCATCTCTGAATCTCGGGCCAGGAGAAACCTCCAAAAGGACCAGAGCCAGAGGGTCCCATGCAGGCCGCGGCTCCCGCCCCTTGGCCGCCCACCTGCTTTCCCCGGCCCGACCTCCCCTCTGCCGAAGCGACTTGGTCAGACTTCCAGACTTAAAATGAAGTCGTTTATTTCAATTTTGCTTTCACATTATGTTCCGATACAATCAAAACTCCTGGACGAACCTCTTGAATAAAAGTCCTGCGATGAGCGCGATTACAGGTCCCCGGCGCCCGGTAATACCGCCGGCGCGGACTCGGGATTCAGAGGAGGCGGAATAAAACAGACTTAGCTTCGGGATCTGGGAGCGGAGGTTCCGGAGGCAGAGGCGTGGGAAGCGTGACGAAAGGGCAAAAAGGTTCTGGCTCCTCGAGTTGGAATTATTCCTGATGCACTTGGACTGCGAAAAGCCTTTTTCGCTTCCAGGTCGGCTGTCGGGCCTGGCCTAGCAAGATTTCAGCCAAATTTCTTACGTTTGCGCCAAAGCAGGGAGCACAGGGCGGAATGCAGGGTTGGCCCTAGGCCCGCGCAGGAAGGAGCGAGGGCCGACATCGCGAGGAAGCCCTCCTGCCTTAGCCTTTCTCGGCTTGCACGCCGCCAAGTCCCCTACACCTCTGAATCTCACCCTTCCGCACCCCTGCCCCCAGACCTCGCAACCAGGGGAGGTGCGGAGTTTAGAAAgctgtttcagaaaaataaaagttccaCTTGAACTTTATTGgattaaagcaaaattaaatctTGGCTATTCACAGGTATGTTACAGAGGACGAGGAAGCGTCCGGAAGAACCTCCTGGCGTTTAGTGGAGCCACAGAATACGAGGGCATTGACAAGCATCAGAACACCAAGCAGCCTTAGATTTCACGATCACTCCAAATGGGACATAGAAATACCGAAATACAGCCAGTTTCCACTGGGAACAGTTCTTCGTGTAcaaatgatatatatttatatatatatatatatttcttttttttaaaccagtcacCACTAAGGTGAGTCCTTTCTCTGCTAACAAGCAGCCGAGGATACATACAAAGTACCTTCAGCTAATTAATTCGAGCGGTGTTTTAAGAGCAGTACTTGCCAAATTAAAACTACTTccccatccaaaaaaaaaaaaatccttccccctctccaaaataaaaaaaaagggggagggacATATTAGATTTCAGGGGATGAAAAGATTCAGAGCGGGACTCAGAGGAGGAAGATATTTCACATTATACAGTGAAATGCAAAGTTTCTTTTACATAAATTGTAGGGAACATGAACACGGGGTAAGAAACAGTGACAAGGCAGTCTGTCTTTCTTGATTACTGCAACTGGAGTTGGGGACGAGTTTATTTTGGAAATGGGAGTGCGCAGAGCTAAGCGGAATTTACTTCTCCTAAAGAGGAAATGGACTAAGTTGTCCAACCGCCGGGCTGCGCTTCGTTTACCGGATACAGCTGGGGAACAAGTAGGAAGTTTCAAGTCGTGCCGCTTTCTCGTCCTCTAAAGTTCAGCCTCTTTATCattttcccctcctgccttcgccctctccctgcctccattCCCGAGATGAGCCAGTCAGAGGGGAAATACGAGGAATCCGGAGAAGGTCGAATATTTCCAGCCCCCCATCAAGTTTCCTCGCTCCAGCTTGAGGTATGCTCGGTCGCCTTTCTCCATCTGGATTAGAACTCCGTTGCTGGCGGCCTCCCGGGTCACGTCCTGGTCACCAGCGAAGGCTGAAATCACCGGCCACCCGTTTAACATGAGGCTCACCTGAGAAAGAGAAAGGCCGGCTTCAGAGGGGCAACCCAGTGGAGTACCGAAGCGTAGATAAAATAGCGAACCTTCACCGCTTGGCTGACAGACGTAAAGCTTGGAAGCAGGGGGCGGCAAGAAAAGGGGCTTTGTAATTTACTGCCGAGGGCCCAATGAGGAGAAAGACGGCCCATCTGGGTGACAGAAAGGGTCTGCTCCCCAAACGAATCGAACCCTGACTGCGCTCTTTTTATCCAGTTTAGTGAACCCGTAGATGGCTCAGGCGCCCAGAGACCTTCCGCCCTGCCCTCCCCGCCAGCCTCAGAGAGAAAGTCAGACAACTGGCGCTTCCGGGAACACaaacaaatacaaacaaaaaccctGGCTCCTCCCGATTCCAGATGCCGGAACACAGCAGAGACGCAGCGGAGGAGCCAGGCAAGGTTTCGGCAGATGAGAAATCTCTCTCAGAGCTGCACTCCGTGCTTCATCCCCAAACTCCGGGCTCAGTTTTCGTCCCAGATCCAGCCTTGCCCTCCACCGCCTGGCTTTGCCCTTGCGGTGGCATCAGCAGATAAAGGCCCAGGGCCCTCTCCCCAGCCGCGCGTTCCGCCTTCTGTGTCCGCCCAAAGAAAACCTGAAAACCTTTGGGAACCCTGGAGAGCCAGTGAGTGCTGGCTGGGGGCAAGGCTGGAGCCAGGAGGGTGTGGCACTACGCCCCTCCCTTTTCTCTCCACCTTTCAACTGATATAGTTAGGCGCTACTTGTTCAGAAATCCGGAGTGGGTCCCCAGAGGGACGCTAGGACTCCCCCGGAGCGTGGCACTGAATGCAAGCGCACAGGTTTCTCGGCCGCTTCAGAGCTGGGACAGGAGTCGGGGATACTGTCCGTGGTGCTGAAGGAGATGATCCGCGGAAAGCTTCCGGAAGCGGGAACTGTCTGGGATGCTAACAGAAACTCTAAAGCGAAATCCCCGGGGTTCCGTCGCGGGAGGACCTCTTTGGAGGGTCCCACAAGGCGGAGGCAGAAAACTGTGCCTGGAGGTGGTTTCAAGAACCCATGACTGGAAAACAAGGGAGAGTCCAAGCCAGAGAACCGTGAGGCCCTGCTACCCATTCCTCCAAGCTGCCCCGGGGACATGCGGCTGCCCCTTCTATTTCCCACCCCCGCCGGGCCGACTCACTCCCGCGGCCAGCAGCCCCCTACCGGGGCTGGGGCCTGGCCCTGAGGCGGCAGCTGACCTGGATGGTTTGTCTGTTGTAGACTTTTACCACGTGGAAGTTAAAACTGTAGATTCCTTTGCGCGGGGCGATGAAAGTGCTGCGTTCTGAATCAAAGTTGTTCCCGATGTTCACTAGTACCTATAACGAGACGGGAACGAAGGGGAGTGGACAAGAATCTGTCCCGAACTCCTGTCCCCGCATTTCCGCTGAGACCTCGGAGAGGGTCGAACATCTACCTACtacctctcccccaacccccaccaatcCAGTCTTTCTGGAGCACTCACCTGGTCGAAGTAGATGATCATGGTGCGATTACTCATCTCGGACGGCTCATGGTTGGTGCTTCTGATGGCAGAGAAAGCCACCTTGGCGCTGCCGGAGCGCACAGAGATGCCCAGAGCTGTGCCCGTGGGATCGGACGTAGGGTTGGAGTCGCAAACCACCAGGCACTTGCCTTCTAGCACGATGGGCTCCGTCTCGTTCTGCCCGCGGGCAGGGCCCGCCAACCATGCtgcccccagcagcagcagctccacgACGCCCAGCATCGCGGCGCCGgcgcccaccccgccccccaccccgggggCTGCCTGCACCAgccgcccccccgccccagcccggcTCCGAAGCCCCCTCCTCAGATCCGTGTTCAGCTCTGCCAACGCCGCTCTGGACACTTCGGGTCTTCTTGCACTCCTGGGCAAGCGTGCCCCCCGAGCGATGCTCCCGGAGCCCCGCCCGGGCCTCAGGGGTACCGTGGCTGCCCAGCCGCACTTGGATGCATCGCCGCTGCCGCTCGATCCCCGCTGATTCCGCCGCCTCCTGCCCACAccggccgctgccgccgccgccgccgctctgAATTATTGATGCAGCGGGCGATGCAGCCGGAGCCGGCGGAGAGCGCGCGCCGGGCACAAAGGCGCGGACCgcggcctggccccgcccctaccacctccctccccgcctccctctccagccccgcccccgcACCGGCAGAAGCTCCACCCCCCGGCCAATCCTGGAGCGCCGCGCTCCCCGCCGAGCCAATGACGGCGCTGTCCGCGCGCGGCCACCTGACCCTGGGCGCCGTTGTTATTAGGCGCGGCGAGGCCGGCGGCGCGCGGCAGCAGGGTTGGGCTCAAGCGGAGAGTAGACGGAGGGAGCGAGGGCCGGgaacgcgcgcgcgcgcgcccgcGTTTCTGTGCCGTCAGCGGCGGCCGCTCGCTTGTCTCCCGCCTCCCGATACGGTCTTGTTCAGCCCCCTCAGCCCTTCTGCCCTCCTCCCTCGCCGGCCCTCAGGTAGGAGGCTGCGCGCACGCCCAGGTTCCGGAGTAGAGTCGCCAGAGACCGAGAGAGGCGCGAGTGTGGGCGCGTGGGGCGGGAGGGGAGCGCCCCCCAGTGGGTAAAGGGGTGAGGGGCAGCGGGCGCGCGGGTGAGCCTCGGCAAGCGGGCCGACCCGGCGGCCGGGCTTCAGGGCGCGTGCGTGCGTGGTGAGGCGGGGCGTGCGCCGAGGCCGCTGTGCAAGGAGGCGCACGTGCAGCCTCTGGGAGCTGGCGCCGCGGGGCATCGAAGCCAGTGTCCACATCCTGGCCTCGCGGCCAAGAGTGTGGCGCTGGGCCGGCAGCTCTATCCCGCTTCTCGAAGTGCTCACTCTGCGGGTCGCGGAGTCGGATCGAGCGTGCactcatttattctttatttcatttattcgaGATAGATCATTGAACACTTGTGGACCCGAAGTGCCAGGCTTCCAGGCGCTGAGGACATAGTGATGAGCAAAATCGGACGAGGCCTGCCTTTGTGCCTCTTACAGTCTAGTGCAGGAGGCACTGGCAAGTACAGTGGCATCGCAGACAGGTTCATTTCTCTGATACCATTTTAATCTTTTGcacttaaaattttatactttgcattctcattttatttactgTGCACCTTTGTGGCATGTTCTGTCCACGTGTAGTTACATACTATTGCCTTGCATATAGACACCAAATCTTGTGATTTATGGGCGAGTTTTTTTCAAGGATGATTTTGAAATTTCAACGCTAATGAATTTTTACCTCACGCGTTAACTTAGAGCTTTACACACACGTAGTCAACACAGTAAACCACAGCTTTGCTAAGTGACAGAGAGAGGGGAGCTACAGGGGTGGTAAGAGGAAAGGCGTGGAATGAAGGCGGTTAACCTGCCATTAGGTGGAAGCTGGAGGGCGATCAGACCTCTCTGTCAAgtccaaagcaagagacttcGGACCCGAATGAGAGGCGGGCGGGAATGCTGTCCCCCGGAGCACCTGGCGCTTGGGTCCCCGCCGGGCGACTTTGAACTCGCGTGCTCTGCCGAACGAAAGCAGACGTGCGGCAGGCGGCGGCCAGCCGCAAGCCCGGGAATCTGGACAAACCTGGATCGCGGGCTGACAGCACCTCCTTTCGGTCTCCCGGCTCGCCGCCGGCGGGGTCTGCGGCCGCCTAGGGTAGACTCTCCCCTACGCAGGAAGACAGCTTTGGAATGGCCAACAGCCGCACATTTCAGCTTTGTGTCTTTGAGACTTAGATAGATGTTTAAAGACTCATCTGGAGGCACCCATCTCGGAACCTCGCCTCTGTTGGAATGCCTGCCTGCTGGGGTCACTGGGTTCGCCCAGGAGAAAGAGAACAGGCGGGGGAAGAGCAACAATTCTACTTCAAGTTAATTGACAGAAAACTGTTTTTTTAAGTCAGATCTGTTTGAGACATCCCCGAAAGCGTTGCCAGCTATGATTACACCTAATGTGAGAGCATGAACTAATTTAGGAGGTGAGATCTGAATAATGACACTGTACCCTGCATAGCCGCGGAGCCTGGCAGCCCCAGCAGTGGAGGGTACCTGGAGCAATACCCGTGTAGAATCAACAGCATGTGCTCAGTGCCCGGGGTCTACACACTCCGATATTCCACAGATATTTACTGAAGGCTGTCTGGTGAGGAAGCCCGTTCTCATGGAGCTCACAGACAGGACTGAGATTATCTAGAGGGAGATGGTGGATCTCCAGCCTTCTCCTCTTCTTTCGTCGGGGAGGCTCTAGTGGGCGTTGCCCAAGCCGGAACTGCCATCCCTATGCCACTGGGGATCTTGTATGGCCAGTCTCAGCCTACCTGCATCCCAGGCCTACCATTCTAAGGGCCTGCTGGATCGCTTTCCTTCAGATATCCTGCAGGCATATTTAACTGACCCGTACTTTGTCTCCTTCCCTTTATCACGCAAACTCTGTCCCTTACCCTATGCCAGTGACAACACATACCAACTAGGGAGCCTCACATCTAACTTGACTCTACTTTATGTCCTGTTTGTTTGAGTCTGTTTGGGCTTCATCATATCTGGCCTAGGATACTGCAGAAGCTTCCTAATTTATCATTCAGGGAATTAATATAAGGATCACTCCTGGCTCTGCTAGAAactgtttattctttcatttgatgGATAACAATTGAGTTCTCTGAAATATGTAATCCCTGCTTTTCTTCCATCTAAGGAAGACTTCCCTGACCACCATATTTCAGAATGATCACGCCCCTGGCGTTGTTTGTCCCTCTTCCACATCCtatgtgtttaaaaataatgaatttaatgTTAATGGATATAGGCTTTCCTGAATTGTGAGATGAAATGTGAGAATGTATAGGAGGAGGAGAAACCTCAAAAGCAgtcatgtttattttaaatattgtcacATTCTTACACTCAATATTCTTTTAGCGGCAAGTGACAAAACCAATTCAAACTGACTTAAGTATAAAGGACTTCGCTCATTTGATGAACAAGCCTACAGGTAGGTCTTGCCTGTTATAGCATTGTTGGCTCCATCAGGCAAGGTTATCAGGATCTGTTTTCTAGTTTTGACTTATAGCCCAATAGATCCTCTGCCAACTCAGAGCAAGGAAAGGATGGATAGCACTGTTTCTTCAATATTTTCTGCAAAAGTCGTAGAGCTGCTCTTACAGGGGTGTCAGTCACTTGCCCCTCCCTGAACATGAAGAATAGACTGTTCCATTGACTAAGCTTGGATTCAGATGTCTTCCTTCAGAAAGGGGTTTGATGTCAGATCCACATTATCTGGAGTAGAGGAGTTCTCccaagaaaaattagagaaaggACGCTGGGCAAGCAGGAACAATACATGTCTATTTTAGTCCCTCTCAAAGAGTCAACTGCAATATATGTCACCCCAAAAGAACAGTGATGAAGAGTGAGGAAATAGCCAGAacagtatatatgtgtttatCTTGGTCCTTTGGGATCCTCAAGATTTCAGCTAAACCTACAGTCAGGTACTATCAGCACTGATGTTACTAAAGGGTTTGTTTTGAAGTCTGAATGCACTTTGAATGGTAGAGCTGTGATAAGGATAAATAATtaacattctattttaaaatatttctgtggcagcattttgttgtttttttttttctccttttcatttcttaggttcctaaaaaatgaaaatctactTTGTGTATAGGTATGTAAAATTCCTCATTTTTCATTgattaatgaaaacaaatgagaatttgagcaataaaaaatgaaaaaattgagtGAGGTCATGTCTGAAATTTTAAGACTAGAGGTTTGACTTGTTGAGGCTTTTCAGGTGTTGAAATGTTGGTAAAGCATTATAAAATCATCTGTCTGAGGTTTTTAAAGCAATGTGTTAGAGAGATTTAGGGAATGTCGAGTTTGCAAATAATAAATTTGTACTGTTGCTGTTAATCCTTTACCTGCTGCCCTAAATGCAGCTTTATGTTTTGGTAAAGTCAAGGTTTGTTTCCCCATCCACACTCTGAATTTTTTTGTCACAATGCATTGTAATAAAGGAATATAACAGCTATCTTGATTCCTCTACCCCTaccctgaaggagaaaaaaaataacaaccccCTATTGTTGAAATGAGAGCATTTTCAGAAAAGAGGGAATATTGTGTCACAGGATATGAAACAAACTCATCCTTTTATTAACTCAGAATGGGTCCTCTAATGTTTATACACATCAGATAGCATTTCATCTCTTTTAGCCTTGGTTCAAAGACCGAGGCAGTACCATTTCCTAGCATTTAGTTCATTTGCCCataaagcagaagagaaaggctatTTTGTTCTAAAGAGTGTTAAATTTAGGATTTCAGTGGTCAAGGTCATTTCAAGTTAATATTTCAATATAGACTACAAAATGTGGGAATGattctaaattaaattaattctaaatttcaaagtatgaaatatttttaattttcaccaaATCCTTGGTCTTCCTACATATATGTCTCTTTTGGGGCTATAGAGATTCATTTTGGATGAACGTTTTTGctgtttcaattttaaaagtatgttacAGAATTAACTTTGTAATTGGACACTTTCATTCAATGCATAGAAatgcagaattattttttaatgaacacTAAGTTTGTGATAAcactaattctttaaaaatcaaagaatatattcaaaatatcttTAGCTCTTTAGTTAATACCAAATTATGCGTTTCCCTAGCCATTGTCATCTGCTAAATTGAAAGATGCTGGCATCATCTCTAAAATGATGCCTTGAATCTGCTGTGGTTGTGCTGGTAGGAATTTTGTATAAAGCTGTTATTCACATGTATTACATTTAGgccaaaggggga
Protein-coding sequences here:
- the CBLN1 gene encoding cerebellin-1, which gives rise to MLGVVELLLLGAAWLAGPARGQNETEPIVLEGKCLVVCDSNPTSDPTGTALGISVRSGSAKVAFSAIRSTNHEPSEMSNRTMIIYFDQVLVNIGNNFDSERSTFIAPRKGIYSFNFHVVKVYNRQTIQVSLMLNGWPVISAFAGDQDVTREAASNGVLIQMEKGDRAYLKLERGNLMGGWKYSTFSGFLVFPL